One Brassica napus cultivar Da-Ae chromosome A5, Da-Ae, whole genome shotgun sequence DNA window includes the following coding sequences:
- the LOC106402381 gene encoding uncharacterized protein LOC106402381 → MGKTAGNRDWTQIYAIYGIQQWQTLVFLLFHAFFFSLLSLLFLIYFDQICFFLDSFFLSGASRLTAGFTGAVTALSAVCLLFAAANFVYSDVPLQYEMAQRMVSSVSDWSCVKTALDLGCGRGILLNAVATQLKKTGSSGRVVGLDRSKRTTLSTLRTAKLEGVQEYVTCREGDVRTLPFGDNYFDVVVSSVFVHTVGKEHGQKSVEAAAERMRVLGEIVRVVKPGGLCVVWDLLHVPEYVRRLHELKMEDIRVSERVTAFMAGSHIVTFRKPSELVAGPREVRLDWR, encoded by the exons ATGGGTAAAACCGCCGGGAACAGAGACTGGACTCAGATCTACGCTATCTACGGCATTCAACAATGGCAGACACtcgtcttcctcctcttccacgccttcttcttctccctcctctctctcctcttcctcATCTACTTCGACCAGATTTGCTTCTTCCTCGactccttcttcctctccggcgccTCCAGACTAACAGCTGGCTTCACCGGCGCAGTAACCGCTCTCTCCGCGGTCTGTCTCCTCTTCGCCGCCGCTAACTTCGTCTACTCCGACGTTCCGCTCCAGTACGAGATGGCTCAGCGCATGGTCAGCTCCGTCAGCGACTGGTCCTGCGTCAAAACGGCGTTAGATCTCGGCTGCGGCCGCGGCATCTTACTCAATGCCGTCGCGACGCAGCTCAAGAAAACCGGTAGCTCGGGTCGGGTCGTCGGGTTAGACCGCTCCAAACGCACCACTCTCTCCACTCTCCGCACAGCTAAACTCGAAg GTGTGCAAGAGTATGTGACGTGCAGGGAAGGAGACGTGAGGACGTTGCCGTTTGGGGATAACTACTTCGACGTGGTGGTCTCGTCGGTGTTCGTGCACACGGTGGGGAAAGAGCACGGTCAGAAGTCCGTGGAGGCGGCGGCGGAGAGGATGAGGGTGCTTGGGGAGATAGTGAGAGTCGTGAAGCCTGGAGGTTTGTGCGTGGTTTGGGATCTCTTACACGTGCCGGAGTACGTGCGGCGTCTCCATGAGCTGAAGATGGAGGATATCCGAGTCTCCGAGCGAGTTACGGCGTTTATGGCCGGAAGCCACATCGTGACTTTCAGGAAACCGAGTGAACTCGTTGCTGGACCCCGGGAAGTCCGCCTCGATTGGAGATGA